One segment of Paenibacillus rhizovicinus DNA contains the following:
- a CDS encoding DUF4832 domain-containing protein — MVRKRFVVRPGVIDDVLVNPGIGFTTFQRFNGDQLNAGNKWTEGFPIDYQPFEGSLANKDHPMTSIAYYRIYWRFLEPEQGQYDWELIDRALRTAQERKQTLMLRVAPYGECELSDVPDWYRRLPDVSGNPIQPRWRVDPEDPRYVSCFGGFIRALGERYDLHPGLESVDMAIIGSWGEGEGSELLTQPTREALMDCYIDSFRETPLLMLLTDDRTNRYGLSRAAVGWRADCLGDMGGYWSNLKDIVGWRADSANEYWDIPLDWSHMTDCYPQLITLTGVQDAWKKAPVSFEVCWVVQDWYDRGWDIDYIIDQSLKWHISTFNAKSSPIPQEWEPNVRRWLNKMGYRYALRKITYPESVEPGGELDITTWWENLGVAPCYRRYPLALRLRNDSGSTVLRTDADIREWLPGDTLYDGAVALPADLLPGRYQLELAILGTDAVVPAVQLAVEGRQSDGWYTLGGIEVAAKI; from the coding sequence ATGGTCCGAAAGCGGTTCGTAGTCCGGCCGGGCGTCATTGACGACGTGCTGGTCAATCCGGGAATCGGCTTCACGACCTTCCAGCGCTTCAACGGCGATCAGCTTAATGCGGGCAACAAATGGACGGAAGGATTTCCGATCGACTATCAGCCATTCGAAGGATCGTTGGCGAACAAGGATCATCCGATGACGAGCATCGCCTATTATCGCATCTACTGGCGGTTTCTGGAGCCGGAGCAGGGGCAGTACGACTGGGAGCTGATCGACCGCGCGCTGCGCACGGCGCAAGAGCGGAAGCAGACGCTGATGCTCCGCGTCGCGCCGTACGGGGAGTGCGAGCTGTCGGATGTCCCGGACTGGTATCGGCGGCTGCCGGACGTGTCGGGCAATCCCATCCAGCCGCGCTGGCGGGTGGATCCTGAAGATCCCCGTTATGTGAGCTGCTTCGGCGGCTTCATCCGGGCATTGGGCGAGCGGTACGACCTTCATCCGGGACTGGAGTCGGTCGATATGGCGATCATCGGTTCATGGGGAGAAGGCGAAGGCTCCGAGCTGCTGACGCAGCCGACCCGGGAAGCGCTGATGGATTGTTATATCGACAGCTTCCGCGAGACGCCGCTGCTCATGCTGCTCACGGACGACCGGACGAACCGTTACGGCTTGTCCCGCGCCGCCGTCGGCTGGCGAGCCGATTGTCTCGGCGATATGGGCGGCTATTGGAGCAATCTGAAGGACATCGTCGGCTGGCGCGCGGACAGCGCGAACGAGTATTGGGATATTCCGCTCGACTGGTCGCATATGACGGATTGTTATCCGCAGTTGATTACCTTGACCGGCGTGCAGGATGCGTGGAAGAAGGCCCCCGTTTCCTTCGAGGTATGCTGGGTCGTCCAGGACTGGTACGACAGAGGCTGGGATATCGACTATATCATCGACCAGTCGCTCAAGTGGCATATCTCGACGTTCAACGCCAAGTCTTCGCCGATTCCGCAAGAGTGGGAGCCGAATGTCCGGCGGTGGCTGAACAAGATGGGCTATCGTTACGCGCTGCGCAAAATCACGTATCCGGAGTCCGTCGAACCGGGCGGCGAACTGGATATTACGACCTGGTGGGAGAATCTCGGGGTAGCGCCGTGCTATCGCAGGTACCCGCTTGCTCTGCGCTTGCGGAACGACAGCGGCAGTACCGTGCTGCGCACCGATGCGGATATCCGGGAATGGCTGCCTGGCGACACGCTGTACGACGGGGCTGTTGCGCTGCCGGCGGATCTGCTGCCCGGCCGTTATCAGTTGGAGCTGGCCATTCTGGGGACGGACGCCGTCGTCCCGGCCGTGCAATTGGCCGTGGAAGGCCGGCAGTCGGACGGCTGGTATACGCTTGGCGGAATTGAGGTCGCGGCGAAAATCTGA
- a CDS encoding cadherin-like beta sandwich domain-containing protein, giving the protein MMKFRRIFSVAIMISMLAAYFALPASADAATDNALYNFESGTQSFFVDGGAANGTVAKSSEQAFAGASSLKVNFNVPIGSASKGINVGVANPNLIIGATYAMHVYIPSGANIKAMLPYVMDNTWSWVNSYYDVAPMVKDGWNTVKLTIPAKQGNGTTDYKTPLNQVGIQFLVDTGGYTGSAYIDSITLESVPVAPPSPASLSSLKIDGAPVIGFDANKTAYVAHVPNDAASAAVTAAAVDPAASVSISGDGSLAVGENNVAVTVTAPTETKVYTVKVIRGLPANQGNRISIQGREFYANHERIWFNGANTPWDKWNDFGGAFNYAFWDTHFQQLHDNGVNASRVWITSNGEVGIDIDENGHVAGATAAHWNDLDSLFYLAQKHGVYIMATLMSFDHMKDSHPNYTSWRNMLASDANIDSYVNNYVIPFVNRYKANPYLWSIDFMNEPDWVYEDAHDGNFPWERLQTLFAKESVAVHTNSQVLTTAGLAMVKYNSDTCDPVTKGCKGNMVGDAPLMAAAGGNPLAKLDFWSGHYYDWMGQYWGNPLYTTPALFGMTDDRPSVIGETAAIGTQGHTLTDDIASAYENGWQGIFPWTSNGVDGLGNLTNVGPAASAFRDAHPELVFPVGLAHDANLSDLQVDGATVAGFAADTPSYSVEVPNSTTSVDVFAAVEEAHATVAVTGGVDLTVGDQNTVTLVVTAEDGVTTKTYTITIKRAKSSNANLSDLKVNGATLDGFSADTHSYSMLVPLGTASVAVTATAADDKAIFAVTGGTKLVNGENTVTVVVTAEDGTKQTYTITVNRAKSSNALLNDLKVNGQTIAGFASGSFNYTLDVPNGTTLVTVTAAVSDPKARKVSVRNDNKLVVGANEITVRVTAEDGTKQYYTIIVNRAKSSNASLSGLKVGGKAVEGFAPDQFAYTVQAASNAKSAKVSAAAADKTASVIIIGANKLMDGDNPYTVLVIAQDGTRLTYTVHVVRAPSVPKK; this is encoded by the coding sequence ATGATGAAGTTTCGTCGAATTTTTTCGGTGGCCATTATGATTTCCATGCTTGCTGCCTATTTCGCGCTGCCTGCTAGCGCCGATGCTGCGACCGACAATGCGTTGTACAATTTTGAGTCGGGCACGCAGAGCTTCTTCGTCGACGGCGGAGCCGCGAACGGAACGGTTGCCAAGAGCTCCGAGCAAGCTTTTGCAGGCGCCTCGTCGTTGAAAGTGAACTTTAACGTCCCGATCGGCTCCGCGTCCAAAGGGATCAACGTCGGCGTAGCCAACCCGAACCTGATCATTGGCGCTACATACGCGATGCATGTGTATATCCCGAGCGGTGCGAACATTAAAGCGATGCTGCCTTACGTCATGGACAACACTTGGAGCTGGGTCAATTCCTATTATGATGTCGCTCCGATGGTCAAGGACGGCTGGAATACGGTGAAGCTGACCATTCCGGCGAAGCAGGGCAACGGCACGACGGATTACAAAACGCCGCTCAATCAAGTGGGCATTCAATTCTTGGTCGACACGGGCGGCTATACGGGGAGTGCGTATATTGACAGCATTACGCTCGAAAGCGTGCCGGTCGCGCCTCCAAGTCCTGCAAGCCTAAGCAGTCTGAAAATAGACGGCGCGCCGGTTATCGGCTTCGATGCGAATAAGACGGCGTACGTCGCGCATGTGCCTAACGATGCGGCTTCAGCGGCTGTAACGGCAGCGGCGGTCGATCCGGCGGCAAGCGTGTCGATCAGCGGGGACGGCAGCTTGGCCGTCGGCGAGAACAACGTTGCGGTGACGGTCACGGCGCCGACGGAGACGAAGGTCTATACCGTTAAGGTGATTCGCGGACTCCCTGCGAACCAAGGCAATCGGATTTCGATCCAAGGGCGGGAGTTCTACGCGAACCATGAGCGCATCTGGTTCAATGGCGCGAATACGCCTTGGGACAAGTGGAATGATTTTGGCGGCGCCTTCAATTACGCTTTCTGGGACACGCATTTCCAGCAGCTGCATGACAATGGCGTGAACGCTTCCCGTGTCTGGATTACGAGCAATGGCGAAGTCGGTATCGATATTGACGAGAACGGGCATGTTGCCGGTGCTACCGCGGCGCACTGGAACGATCTGGACAGCCTGTTCTATCTGGCGCAAAAGCACGGCGTTTACATTATGGCGACGCTGATGTCGTTCGACCATATGAAGGATTCGCATCCGAATTACACAAGCTGGAGAAACATGCTCGCGAGCGATGCGAATATCGACTCGTACGTGAACAATTACGTGATTCCGTTCGTTAACCGCTATAAGGCCAATCCGTACCTGTGGTCGATCGATTTCATGAACGAGCCGGATTGGGTGTATGAAGATGCGCATGACGGCAATTTCCCGTGGGAAAGACTGCAGACGCTGTTCGCGAAGGAAAGCGTAGCTGTTCATACGAACAGCCAGGTGCTGACGACGGCCGGCTTGGCGATGGTGAAATACAACAGCGATACTTGCGATCCGGTCACTAAAGGCTGCAAGGGCAACATGGTAGGCGATGCGCCGCTGATGGCAGCGGCAGGCGGCAATCCGCTGGCGAAGCTGGACTTCTGGTCCGGTCACTATTACGACTGGATGGGCCAATATTGGGGCAATCCGCTGTACACGACGCCGGCTCTGTTCGGCATGACGGATGACCGTCCGAGCGTGATCGGCGAGACGGCGGCCATCGGAACGCAGGGCCACACGCTGACGGACGATATTGCCAGCGCTTATGAGAACGGCTGGCAGGGCATCTTCCCTTGGACGTCGAACGGCGTTGACGGACTTGGCAACCTGACGAACGTAGGCCCGGCGGCCAGCGCCTTCAGAGACGCGCATCCGGAGCTCGTATTCCCGGTAGGCTTAGCCCATGACGCGAACTTGAGCGATTTGCAAGTCGACGGGGCGACGGTAGCGGGCTTCGCGGCCGACACGCCTTCCTACTCCGTAGAGGTGCCGAACAGCACAACGTCGGTGGACGTATTCGCCGCCGTCGAAGAAGCCCATGCGACAGTCGCGGTTACGGGCGGAGTCGACCTGACGGTCGGCGATCAGAACACCGTTACGCTGGTCGTCACGGCGGAGGACGGCGTTACGACGAAGACGTATACGATTACGATCAAGCGCGCCAAGTCGAGCAACGCGAATTTGAGCGACTTGAAAGTGAACGGCGCGACGCTGGACGGATTCTCGGCGGATACGCATTCGTACAGCATGCTTGTACCGCTTGGGACAGCTTCGGTGGCCGTAACGGCAACCGCTGCCGATGATAAGGCGATCTTCGCGGTCACGGGCGGAACGAAGCTCGTTAACGGCGAGAACACGGTTACCGTCGTCGTCACGGCGGAAGACGGCACGAAGCAGACGTACACGATTACGGTGAACCGCGCGAAATCGAGCAACGCGCTTCTGAACGATCTGAAGGTAAACGGACAAACGATTGCCGGATTTGCATCGGGCAGCTTCAATTACACCCTTGACGTGCCGAACGGCACGACGCTGGTAACGGTCACGGCGGCCGTATCCGATCCGAAAGCCAGGAAGGTATCGGTGCGCAATGATAACAAGCTCGTAGTGGGCGCGAATGAAATCACGGTTCGCGTTACGGCGGAAGACGGCACGAAGCAGTATTATACGATCATTGTGAACCGCGCGAAATCGAGCAATGCCAGCTTGAGCGGCTTGAAGGTCGGCGGCAAAGCGGTCGAAGGCTTCGCGCCCGATCAATTCGCGTACACGGTACAGGCGGCAAGCAATGCCAAGTCGGCGAAAGTGAGCGCCGCGGCTGCCGATAAAACGGCAAGCGTGATCATTATCGGCGCCAATAAGCTGATGGACGGAGACAATCCTTACACCGTGCTGGTCATTGCCCAGGATGGTACGAGATTGACCTACACGGTTCATGTCGTGCGCGCCCCGTCCGTGCCGAAGAAATAA
- a CDS encoding glycoside hydrolase domain-containing protein, which produces MDIYLIKDYARVDGVTGQFVEREYGHEFEKFDRELVLHTARNQHVSFQVIVNAAGEPVDSADISFDDLRGPGRLSAKDAEAFVEWFHETEGQAIPDCLIPLNSGYPFRIPQHADYLPGQQVGALWVDWFVPRDAAAGTYEGVVRVRANADEKEFVLRLVVHAVTVPDQSLMTADLNAYADSISPVFPHLSANPNRYEDGSFFDVERQVVAMAREHRSLYHNLGYKHSGIVIPSFAPELEGEGKNIRVKSWELFDRHFGPYLDGTAFADSRRGAYPIEYLYLPFHVNWPARFEKWGKKGFRTEVRRIMAEFIRHFEEKGWTRTKLELFLNHKKQYRFYPFTLDEIWYEHDEEPFEQYYDIIKDTYDSTSVPFLFRTDESNHYGNHYHNKYADMCDLWVVNAGMFSWFPDSIEAMKHKGNVVWLYGGVIRKLSSNFMTLFSWPMQTFMTGADGFCVWNAFGHGTSDYLKAPNADEIIMYPGSRFGIEGPLPSIRLKFLRNAMQLADVMMSTNGYDYETRTMFNRKVRDIVNGHYGFEGDNGWWKKTPDFVDTPPRIWDFSAGGLVEQACSPEASHGKSPRLIECIHRDVLTYLGGSGLFPATTSAASESESASESSSVGVAQTKEVHAWSESGS; this is translated from the coding sequence ATGGATATCTATCTGATTAAGGACTACGCGCGAGTCGATGGCGTCACCGGGCAGTTCGTCGAGCGGGAGTACGGGCACGAGTTCGAGAAGTTCGATCGGGAGCTCGTGCTGCATACGGCCAGGAATCAGCATGTGTCTTTTCAAGTGATCGTGAACGCCGCGGGCGAGCCGGTCGATTCGGCCGATATTTCGTTCGACGACTTGCGGGGACCGGGCCGGCTGTCCGCCAAGGACGCGGAGGCGTTCGTCGAATGGTTTCATGAAACCGAAGGCCAGGCGATCCCGGATTGCCTCATTCCGTTAAATTCGGGCTATCCGTTCCGTATTCCGCAGCATGCCGATTACTTGCCCGGGCAGCAAGTCGGCGCGTTATGGGTCGACTGGTTCGTGCCTCGGGATGCGGCGGCCGGCACGTACGAGGGCGTCGTCCGCGTTCGGGCGAATGCGGACGAGAAGGAGTTCGTGCTCCGGCTGGTGGTACACGCCGTTACGGTTCCGGATCAAAGTCTGATGACGGCCGATTTGAACGCCTACGCCGACTCGATCTCTCCGGTCTTCCCGCATCTGTCGGCCAATCCGAACCGGTACGAGGACGGCAGCTTCTTCGACGTGGAGCGGCAGGTGGTCGCCATGGCCCGCGAGCATCGCTCGTTATATCACAATTTAGGCTACAAGCATTCGGGTATTGTCATCCCTTCCTTCGCTCCGGAGCTGGAGGGGGAGGGCAAGAACATTCGGGTGAAATCGTGGGAGCTGTTCGACCGCCATTTCGGCCCTTATCTGGACGGGACGGCCTTCGCGGATTCGAGAAGAGGCGCTTATCCGATCGAATATTTGTATTTGCCGTTTCATGTCAATTGGCCTGCGCGGTTCGAGAAGTGGGGGAAGAAGGGCTTCCGCACCGAAGTGCGCAGAATCATGGCGGAATTCATCCGGCATTTCGAAGAGAAGGGCTGGACGCGCACCAAGCTCGAGCTTTTCCTCAATCATAAGAAGCAGTACCGCTTCTATCCGTTCACGCTGGACGAAATCTGGTACGAGCATGACGAGGAGCCTTTCGAACAGTACTACGACATCATCAAGGATACGTATGATTCGACGTCCGTTCCGTTCCTGTTCCGGACGGACGAGAGCAACCATTACGGCAATCATTATCATAACAAGTATGCCGACATGTGCGATCTGTGGGTCGTCAACGCAGGCATGTTCAGCTGGTTCCCGGACAGCATCGAGGCGATGAAGCACAAAGGCAACGTCGTCTGGCTCTACGGCGGCGTCATCCGCAAGCTGTCCAGCAACTTCATGACCTTGTTCTCGTGGCCGATGCAGACGTTCATGACGGGCGCGGACGGCTTCTGCGTATGGAACGCCTTCGGCCATGGCACAAGCGATTACTTGAAGGCGCCGAACGCGGATGAAATCATTATGTATCCGGGCAGCCGTTTTGGAATCGAGGGTCCCCTGCCGTCGATCCGGCTGAAGTTTCTCCGCAATGCGATGCAGCTGGCCGACGTGATGATGAGCACGAACGGCTACGATTACGAAACCCGGACGATGTTCAACCGCAAGGTCAGGGATATCGTGAACGGGCATTACGGCTTCGAAGGCGACAATGGCTGGTGGAAGAAGACGCCGGATTTCGTCGATACGCCGCCCCGCATATGGGATTTCTCCGCCGGAGGGCTGGTCGAGCAGGCTTGCTCGCCTGAAGCGTCGCATGGCAAATCGCCGCGGCTGATCGAATGCATTCATCGGGATGTGCTGACGTATCTGGGCGGTTCCGGCTTGTTTCCTGCGACGACCTCAGCCGCTTCCGAGTCTGAGTCTGCGTCCGAGTCTTCGTCTGTCGGCGTTGCGCAGACAAAGGAGGTTCACGCATGGTCCGAAAGCGGTTCGTAG
- a CDS encoding alpha/beta hydrolase family protein, with the protein MDSAAAPFYTSIGRLAEVYDRRARQLALRAGSKEEYAAWKEQVRGRLREITGMNTMEGCELSPRLLGSEQMDGYRRDKLIIQTEPGVWMPLYVLVPDGAGSPPEGMRTPCVIAAHGHRTAGKLSVAGRSEIPAVKAQIGVYNNDYGVRLAQEGYIVFCPDARAFGERREWTLQGDDDESFIGSSCAQLNHMAIGLGQSLTGMWTWDLMRLADYIETRADCGAIGCVGLSGGGLQTLWLAALDDRIQAAVLSGYFYGYKDALLKLSDNCACNYVPNLWTCVDMGDLGALIAPRPLLVESGTNDRLNGERGIANVYEQVDITRQAYRLFDAERELQHFVFEGGHMWRGDQTYAFLDRHLRAGV; encoded by the coding sequence TTGGACTCAGCAGCAGCACCGTTTTACACGAGTATCGGACGGCTGGCGGAGGTCTATGACCGGCGGGCCAGACAGCTGGCCCTCCGTGCCGGGAGCAAGGAAGAGTACGCGGCGTGGAAGGAGCAGGTTCGCGGCCGCTTGCGGGAAATTACGGGCATGAACACGATGGAAGGCTGCGAGCTGAGCCCGCGACTGCTGGGGAGCGAGCAGATGGACGGGTATCGCCGCGACAAGCTGATCATTCAGACCGAGCCAGGCGTATGGATGCCGCTCTACGTGCTCGTTCCGGATGGAGCGGGATCGCCGCCGGAAGGGATGCGTACTCCGTGCGTCATTGCCGCTCACGGACATCGGACGGCCGGCAAGCTAAGCGTAGCCGGGCGATCCGAGATTCCGGCAGTCAAGGCGCAAATCGGCGTCTATAACAACGATTACGGCGTCCGGCTCGCGCAAGAGGGCTATATCGTGTTCTGCCCGGATGCCCGCGCTTTCGGCGAGAGGCGGGAATGGACCTTGCAGGGAGACGACGATGAATCCTTCATCGGAAGCTCCTGCGCGCAGCTGAACCATATGGCGATCGGCCTTGGCCAGTCGCTGACGGGCATGTGGACATGGGATCTGATGCGGTTGGCCGACTATATCGAGACAAGAGCGGATTGCGGGGCAATCGGCTGCGTCGGCTTATCCGGAGGCGGCCTGCAGACGTTATGGCTGGCTGCGCTGGATGATCGTATCCAAGCCGCGGTCTTGAGCGGCTACTTCTACGGCTATAAAGACGCGCTGCTGAAGCTGTCGGACAACTGCGCTTGCAATTACGTGCCGAATTTGTGGACTTGTGTCGATATGGGGGATTTAGGCGCGTTGATCGCTCCTCGTCCGCTGCTCGTCGAGAGCGGGACGAACGACCGTCTGAACGGCGAACGCGGCATCGCCAACGTGTACGAGCAGGTGGACATCACGCGTCAAGCGTACCGGTTGTTCGACGCCGAGCGGGAGCTGCAGCATTTCGTCTTCGAAGGCGGGCATATGTGGCGGGGCGATCAGACCTATGCGTTCTTGGATCGGCATTTGCGGGCGGGCGTATAA